From a region of the uncultured Draconibacterium sp. genome:
- a CDS encoding two-component regulator propeller domain-containing protein, translating into MRSSFLICFLVVFGFYSTFAQADDVRFRRVSPPGGFSFQAIHSFNQDKFGYIWMGGFDGVLRYDSKEIIRFSYQPEKEDGLPSNTVTAIAIDKNNNIWVSTDKGLCKFNTVTQEFEQVHYTYENSTQVNQHLFSIQFDGQGKLWIVDEHFFGYLDETSNKMIRITDRMTNSPRLIYNDETNRLWLGTQDGSVYKVNYKEAKIEKLINGPGSTVRTISTSTDNIWVGYQEHGARMYDFEGKLKYHYQYTKNPDYDIRDASIRKIWRDTRGQIWIGSYLGLFKSIGKELIHYDHNKYEGLPHNSIFDIYEDNQGGIWIGTWSGGVAYMHHSDNSFTNYRHSNEPGTISDNMVSSFAQTPDGQLYVGTELFGLNRFNPKTSVFTPLQITKQNGIIDIKAMEIDKNGGLWIGSAFNGLFYRPARQSNFIHFPAGTEDGKHVSASEVYSLCKSDSGMWIGTNLGGINFYHFGTKEISFESKKSPFEQLLNTNCQALTTDTKNNLWIGTQNGAIRIHLPTGKSTSFNIYEKNNHKTGSQNFYFIKQLSDGRIWMGTGGNGINIYNPKSDSISIFTANGLLKNKDVYGIIEDSYKNIWITSNDGLISYNSDLQTSRRFVLNDGIQGDLFNPSAIYKDNQGNIYFGGTNGFSLLEPKPIHTNHRPPNILLTKVSANNRSIVPEQTGINQYQKIVLDPTETNLNFTFSADNYLLPDKNEFSYRLVNYIDNWVDNNNRGTANFVNLPAGEYRFEVKASNNDGIWNDEPASIDIVVKQFWYKSTYAIAVYSFIFLLIIIAVIRFFRERSKLKKDLLIEKMEHKQEEQLTEMKLKFFTNISHEFRTPLTLINGPVNQLLLDTNLTDAQHKQLDTVKRNSNRLLQLINQIMDLRKAEKGLEKLKISKIDLVSFINKRVLNFSEEARTNNITFSFNYTTSSSIIEADEEKLDKIIFNLLSNAFKYTPVNGEITITIHENKLDNIHNFTNQLSFGELENEEFVEIAVVDSGQGISSEDLPHIFERFEQGRSQNSKVNSSGIGLNLCKDFTLIHRGIIVVQSSPGKGTRFSVQLPTKQKAQKILFQSHEIVKNVESWQSTDMTPSNPNLNDKNTTIIVVEDNKDLREYITGLLNNFYNVLFAEDGKQGLDMLKSKNIDLVISDVMMPQMDGFEFCQTIKSQIETSHIPVILLTALSSAENTSTGLDKGADAYISKPFEEQVLLSQVANLLNQRKRLQENFAKRMVSKQAIDIGSLDNYFLNKINSIIEENITNENFTVDLLASEMSLSRSQLHRKLKQISNHSASEYINMVRIKKATALLATKSYNVDEVAFKVGFNSHSYFSKCFKKIHGQTPKEYLKGL; encoded by the coding sequence ATGCGATCGAGCTTCTTAATATGTTTTCTTGTTGTTTTTGGATTTTACTCCACATTCGCTCAAGCAGATGATGTAAGATTCAGAAGAGTATCACCTCCCGGTGGTTTTAGCTTTCAGGCAATCCATTCGTTTAACCAGGATAAATTTGGTTATATCTGGATGGGTGGATTTGATGGTGTTTTAAGATACGATTCAAAAGAAATTATTCGTTTCTCCTATCAACCTGAAAAAGAAGATGGATTACCAAGTAATACAGTAACAGCAATAGCGATAGACAAAAACAACAACATTTGGGTCAGTACCGATAAAGGTCTTTGCAAGTTTAACACTGTTACGCAAGAATTTGAACAGGTGCATTACACCTATGAGAATAGCACACAAGTCAACCAACACCTTTTCTCTATTCAATTTGATGGACAAGGCAAACTTTGGATTGTTGATGAACATTTTTTTGGTTACCTCGATGAAACTTCCAATAAAATGATCAGAATTACTGATAGAATGACCAACTCACCACGTTTGATTTATAACGACGAAACAAACAGGTTATGGCTTGGTACACAGGATGGCTCGGTATATAAAGTAAACTACAAAGAAGCAAAAATTGAAAAGTTAATAAACGGACCGGGCTCTACGGTACGCACCATAAGTACCAGCACCGATAATATTTGGGTAGGCTACCAGGAGCATGGTGCACGCATGTACGACTTTGAAGGAAAACTGAAATATCATTATCAATACACAAAAAATCCGGATTATGATATCAGAGATGCCAGTATAAGAAAAATATGGAGAGATACTCGCGGGCAAATATGGATTGGATCGTATCTGGGATTATTTAAAAGTATAGGCAAAGAACTAATACACTACGATCACAACAAATATGAAGGACTTCCCCATAATTCAATTTTCGATATTTATGAAGATAATCAGGGAGGAATATGGATTGGAACATGGTCGGGAGGAGTTGCCTATATGCATCACTCCGATAACAGTTTTACCAACTATCGTCATTCAAATGAACCCGGAACAATTTCAGACAATATGGTCAGTTCCTTTGCACAAACCCCCGATGGCCAACTCTACGTAGGCACCGAGCTTTTCGGGTTGAATCGTTTTAATCCAAAGACCTCTGTTTTCACCCCTCTGCAAATCACAAAACAGAACGGTATTATTGATATAAAAGCAATGGAAATTGACAAAAATGGTGGTTTGTGGATAGGTTCTGCATTTAACGGCTTATTTTACAGGCCTGCCAGGCAAAGCAACTTTATACACTTTCCGGCAGGAACAGAGGATGGCAAACATGTCTCGGCCTCCGAAGTGTATTCACTTTGCAAATCAGACTCAGGGATGTGGATTGGCACCAACCTGGGAGGAATTAACTTTTACCATTTCGGAACAAAAGAAATAAGTTTCGAATCAAAAAAATCACCTTTTGAGCAATTACTTAACACCAATTGCCAGGCACTTACAACCGACACAAAAAATAACTTATGGATTGGAACCCAAAATGGCGCAATCCGTATTCACCTTCCAACAGGTAAATCAACCTCATTCAATATTTACGAAAAAAATAATCATAAAACAGGAAGTCAAAACTTCTATTTTATAAAACAACTTAGTGATGGTAGAATATGGATGGGCACCGGAGGAAATGGAATAAATATCTACAATCCAAAATCAGATTCGATAAGCATTTTTACAGCAAATGGTTTACTAAAAAACAAAGATGTTTACGGAATTATTGAAGATTCTTACAAGAATATCTGGATTACCAGCAATGATGGTTTAATCTCATACAATTCGGATCTTCAAACCTCGCGAAGGTTTGTGCTGAATGATGGTATACAGGGCGATCTTTTTAACCCAAGTGCCATCTACAAAGATAATCAAGGTAATATATACTTCGGTGGTACCAATGGTTTTAGCCTTCTTGAACCCAAACCAATACATACCAACCATCGCCCCCCAAATATACTACTCACAAAAGTTAGTGCAAATAACCGATCGATAGTTCCGGAACAAACGGGCATTAACCAATATCAAAAAATTGTACTTGATCCAACAGAAACAAACCTCAATTTTACCTTTTCTGCCGATAATTATTTATTACCCGATAAAAATGAATTTTCTTACCGTCTGGTTAATTATATTGACAATTGGGTTGATAATAATAATAGGGGAACTGCTAATTTTGTAAACCTTCCTGCCGGAGAATATCGTTTTGAAGTGAAGGCAAGTAATAACGATGGCATTTGGAACGATGAACCAGCCAGTATAGACATAGTTGTAAAGCAGTTTTGGTATAAATCAACGTATGCAATTGCTGTTTATTCCTTTATCTTTCTTTTAATTATTATCGCAGTCATCCGGTTTTTCAGAGAACGATCGAAACTAAAAAAAGACTTGCTTATTGAGAAAATGGAACACAAGCAGGAGGAACAGCTTACTGAGATGAAACTAAAGTTTTTTACAAATATATCGCACGAATTCAGAACCCCACTTACACTAATAAATGGCCCTGTAAACCAGTTGTTACTGGATACAAATTTAACCGATGCTCAGCACAAACAACTTGATACAGTTAAACGTAATTCAAATCGTCTGCTTCAGCTGATTAACCAGATAATGGATCTCAGAAAGGCAGAAAAAGGCCTGGAGAAACTAAAAATAAGTAAAATTGATTTGGTTAGTTTTATCAACAAACGAGTACTTAATTTTTCGGAGGAAGCACGCACAAATAACATTACATTTTCTTTTAATTACACCACCAGCTCGAGTATTATTGAAGCCGATGAAGAAAAACTCGATAAGATTATTTTCAACCTGTTATCGAATGCATTTAAATATACCCCTGTAAACGGAGAAATTACGATTACTATTCACGAGAACAAACTCGATAATATCCATAATTTTACAAACCAATTGAGTTTTGGCGAACTGGAAAATGAAGAATTTGTTGAAATAGCAGTCGTTGATAGTGGCCAGGGTATCAGTAGTGAAGATTTACCTCATATATTCGAGCGATTTGAACAAGGTAGAAGTCAAAACTCAAAAGTTAACAGTAGCGGTATTGGCCTAAATCTTTGTAAAGATTTTACACTAATTCATCGGGGTATTATTGTTGTTCAGAGTAGTCCGGGAAAAGGAACCCGCTTTTCGGTTCAACTACCTACCAAACAAAAAGCACAAAAAATATTATTTCAAAGCCATGAGATAGTAAAAAATGTGGAATCATGGCAATCAACTGATATGACACCATCGAATCCGAATTTAAATGACAAAAATACAACCATTATAGTGGTAGAGGATAATAAAGACTTACGCGAATACATTACAGGCCTTTTGAACAATTTTTACAACGTGCTATTTGCCGAAGATGGTAAACAAGGACTTGACATGTTGAAATCAAAAAATATCGATTTGGTTATTTCGGATGTAATGATGCCACAAATGGATGGTTTTGAGTTTTGCCAAACCATTAAATCGCAAATCGAAACCAGCCATATCCCGGTAATATTGTTAACTGCATTATCATCAGCAGAGAACACCTCAACTGGTCTGGATAAAGGGGCTGACGCATATATTTCGAAACCTTTCGAAGAACAGGTACTGTTATCTCAAGTAGCAAACCTATTAAATCAACGGAAAAGATTACAAGAAAACTTTGCCAAACGTATGGTAAGCAAACAGGCAATAGATATTGGAAGCCTAGATAATTACTTTTTAAACAAAATAAATAGCATTATCGAAGAGAATATAACCAACGAAAATTTCACAGTTGATTTATTGGCCAGTGAAATGAGCCTGAGTCGTAGCCAACTTCACCGCAAGCTAAAACAAATTTCAAACCACTCGGCATCGGAATATATTAATATGGTTAGAATAAAAAAAGCTACAGCCTTGCTCGCCACCAAAAGCTACAATGTTGATGAAGTAGCTTTTAAAGTAGGTTTTAACAGTCATTCTTATTTCTCAAAATGTTTCAAGAAAATACATGGACAAACGCCTAAAGAATACCTAAAAGGGCTATAA
- a CDS encoding DUF1566 domain-containing protein, which translates to MENSKTDNRKLIIRLFALLIPIGLLIGCQNNDDDISSDDSDVIITYDYTLVASGQTSIYDADGAELYNLSEGDAFFGQDGNYLKGATMSYIDNSDGTTSDLNTGLMWQTIPLPEKMTYDEAIEYCENIELAGYDDWRAPNLKELFSISDFGKGWPYLDTTYFKLASGIVDKSEQFWSSNRYVGTTVEGQDNAAFGVNHVTGHIKAYAAGSEMEGGEGGMPPSGGGPQGIGTTPTDSTGAGTPPPGGEGSIGDGTMSGPLAKYIRAVRGDEYGTNDYVDNGDGTITDKSTGLMWTQDDSGEGMIWEDALFYAENSIFAGYDDWRLPNVKEHQAIVDYGYSPTATAPDKVGPAIDPIFNCTQIISEAGYDDYPYYWTSTSANFSKGQLYYYAWYISLGRAVNDQGEDFHGAGAVRFDTKDIDGPAGEDAERYYNYVRLVRNAE; encoded by the coding sequence ATGGAAAATTCGAAAACAGATAACAGAAAATTAATTATTAGATTGTTTGCCTTATTAATACCGATTGGTTTGCTTATTGGATGTCAAAACAACGATGATGACATATCCTCAGACGATTCGGATGTTATTATTACTTACGATTACACTTTGGTAGCATCTGGGCAGACTTCTATTTATGACGCCGACGGTGCAGAACTTTATAACCTAAGTGAAGGCGATGCATTTTTCGGGCAAGATGGGAATTACCTTAAAGGAGCTACCATGTCATACATCGATAATAGCGACGGTACCACATCTGATTTAAATACAGGATTAATGTGGCAAACAATTCCCTTACCCGAGAAAATGACCTATGACGAAGCCATTGAATATTGCGAAAATATCGAACTGGCGGGTTACGACGACTGGCGTGCTCCGAACCTGAAAGAGCTGTTTTCGATTAGTGATTTTGGTAAAGGATGGCCTTATCTTGACACAACTTATTTTAAACTGGCATCGGGTATTGTCGACAAATCGGAACAGTTTTGGTCGAGCAACCGCTATGTTGGGACTACAGTTGAAGGACAGGATAATGCCGCCTTTGGGGTAAACCATGTTACCGGACATATAAAAGCCTATGCTGCCGGCTCAGAAATGGAAGGTGGAGAAGGAGGCATGCCACCATCAGGTGGTGGCCCACAAGGCATAGGAACTACACCAACCGACAGCACTGGTGCAGGAACTCCCCCACCAGGAGGCGAAGGATCAATTGGCGACGGCACCATGAGTGGCCCGCTGGCTAAATACATTCGTGCAGTACGTGGCGACGAGTATGGTACTAACGATTATGTTGACAATGGAGATGGTACTATTACCGACAAATCTACCGGTTTAATGTGGACACAAGACGACAGCGGAGAAGGAATGATTTGGGAAGATGCATTATTTTATGCCGAAAATTCAATATTTGCCGGATACGACGATTGGAGATTACCAAATGTAAAAGAACACCAGGCAATAGTTGATTATGGTTATTCACCAACAGCAACCGCCCCCGATAAAGTTGGACCGGCCATAGACCCAATATTTAATTGCACACAAATTATCAGCGAAGCGGGTTACGACGACTACCCTTACTACTGGACAAGTACCTCAGCAAATTTTTCGAAAGGACAACTCTATTATTACGCCTGGTATATTTCGCTAGGCAGAGCTGTAAACGACCAGGGCGAAGATTTCCACGGAGCAGGTGCCGTTCGGTTTGACACAAAAGACATTGATGGCCCAGCAGGAGAAGATGCAGAACGCTATTACAACTACGTTCGGTTGGTTCGTAATGCTGAATAA
- a CDS encoding histidine kinase produces MRTTIKLNTNFGRVQFQILLFIWLLIFSIPLLAGDTSNGIAWSRIIRIWTEYGFVFIVFLINHFLLFPQFLKGRRVLYFVSVFCILMLLILVSYFFENTNTPPNNALQPMRPPIDRPPGSHPGKGPREFIPPFGNLLIITILMIGFDAGLSFSGKWLQAEQNKIILEKENMENKMAFLQNQISPHFFMNTLNNIHALVDIDTEEAKEAIIRLSQMMAYMLYESQTEKISIQKEIIFIKSYVELMKLRFPEEVDVKLSIPETLPDINVPPLLTISFIENAFKHGVSYEESSFIHIKYIVKKDKMYFEIQNSDHSKREKDKNSGLGLENAQKRLALIYNNNYELLINKDVRNIFKVNLNIPV; encoded by the coding sequence ATGAGAACTACCATAAAACTCAATACTAATTTTGGCAGAGTACAGTTTCAAATATTGCTGTTTATCTGGCTGCTAATTTTTTCCATTCCCTTGCTAGCAGGCGACACCTCCAACGGAATAGCCTGGTCGCGCATTATAAGAATCTGGACAGAATACGGATTTGTTTTTATTGTATTTTTGATAAACCATTTCCTTTTATTTCCTCAATTTTTAAAAGGGAGACGGGTATTGTATTTTGTTTCTGTTTTTTGCATACTGATGCTACTCATTCTGGTCTCTTACTTTTTTGAGAATACCAACACTCCGCCAAACAATGCGCTGCAGCCAATGAGGCCTCCTATCGATCGTCCTCCCGGATCTCATCCTGGAAAAGGGCCAAGAGAATTTATTCCTCCATTTGGGAACCTGCTAATAATTACCATTTTAATGATTGGCTTTGATGCCGGCTTATCTTTTTCAGGGAAATGGCTGCAAGCCGAGCAAAACAAAATCATACTTGAGAAAGAAAATATGGAAAACAAAATGGCTTTTCTTCAAAACCAGATTAGCCCGCACTTTTTCATGAATACGTTAAATAATATTCACGCGCTGGTTGATATCGATACAGAAGAGGCAAAAGAGGCAATTATCCGCCTCTCGCAAATGATGGCCTATATGTTATACGAATCGCAAACCGAAAAAATTAGCATTCAAAAAGAAATTATTTTTATAAAAAGCTATGTAGAGTTAATGAAATTACGGTTTCCTGAAGAAGTTGATGTAAAACTCAGTATTCCTGAAACATTGCCCGACATTAATGTGCCGCCGCTGCTTACTATCTCGTTTATCGAAAATGCCTTTAAACATGGAGTAAGCTATGAAGAATCGTCTTTCATTCACATAAAATATATAGTCAAAAAAGATAAAATGTATTTCGAAATACAAAACTCCGATCATTCAAAACGGGAAAAAGACAAAAACTCCGGGCTTGGATTGGAAAATGCACAAAAACGACTTGCCCTGATTTATAACAACAATTATGAGTTGCTTATTAACAAGGATGTCAGAAACATATTCAAAGTAAACTTAAACATTCCTGTATGA
- a CDS encoding LytTR family DNA-binding domain-containing protein yields MIRCIAIDDEPLALRQITGYVEKTPFLELSASFNSALKAMDFLNENEVDLMFVDINMPDLTGLDFVKSTSAKAKVIFTTAYREYGYEGFQLDAADYLVKPIGYPDFLKAVTKTKERFFTKKESVETIEKNDQYLFIKSEYKIVRIDFKDITFIESMRDYVRIHLDNQKPVMALMGIKKMEDFLPTHYFMRVHRSFIVALNRITTIERNRIVFGKDYIPISEQYKDAFQEFLDTRFLK; encoded by the coding sequence ATGATTCGCTGTATTGCCATCGACGACGAACCTTTAGCATTAAGACAAATAACCGGTTATGTAGAAAAAACACCATTTTTGGAGTTGTCTGCAAGTTTTAATAGCGCCTTAAAAGCAATGGATTTTCTAAACGAAAATGAGGTGGACTTAATGTTTGTGGATATTAATATGCCCGATCTCACGGGACTCGATTTTGTAAAATCCACTTCAGCAAAGGCAAAAGTTATTTTTACGACAGCCTATCGCGAATATGGTTACGAAGGATTTCAACTCGATGCCGCCGACTATTTGGTAAAACCTATCGGTTATCCTGATTTTTTAAAAGCTGTTACTAAAACAAAAGAGCGTTTTTTTACAAAAAAAGAATCAGTAGAAACTATTGAAAAAAATGACCAGTATCTGTTTATAAAATCGGAATACAAAATTGTTCGCATCGACTTTAAGGATATTACATTTATTGAAAGTATGCGCGATTATGTACGTATTCATTTAGATAACCAAAAGCCGGTAATGGCTTTAATGGGCATAAAAAAAATGGAAGATTTTTTACCCACACATTATTTTATGCGTGTACACCGTTCGTTTATTGTTGCTTTAAATAGAATAACAACCATTGAACGCAACCGCATTGTTTTTGGGAAAGATTATATCCCCATTAGCGAACAATATAAAGATGCTTTTCAGGAGTTTCTAGATACCCGGTTTCTAAAGTAA
- a CDS encoding polyphosphate polymerase domain-containing protein, which translates to MDQVKLMNRTDTKYWFHTSHLHQLLETVQNDYFILTMENKVALPYSTIYYDTEKSRMFTAHHNGKLNRYKIRRRSYVLSGISFLEVKFKNNKGRTIKKRIPGNFEKNQFTENENIFLQKTTPFSVQDLSPSLTNNFSRITLVNRNFKERCTIDFNLHFSTNNKQIALNNLVIVEVKSEGSPSASPLARALRNQRIKTSGFSKYCIGRTVTDSSIKRNAFKHKIRMIERTINTENSLYNL; encoded by the coding sequence ATGGATCAGGTAAAATTAATGAACCGAACCGATACAAAATACTGGTTTCATACAAGTCATTTGCACCAATTACTTGAAACGGTTCAGAACGATTATTTTATTCTTACCATGGAAAACAAAGTTGCGCTACCTTACTCTACCATTTATTACGACACAGAAAAAAGCCGCATGTTTACCGCTCATCACAACGGCAAACTCAACCGATATAAAATCAGGCGTCGTAGTTACGTTTTAAGTGGTATTAGTTTCTTAGAAGTAAAATTCAAAAACAACAAAGGACGCACTATAAAAAAACGGATTCCAGGCAATTTTGAGAAAAACCAATTCACCGAAAATGAAAACATCTTTTTACAGAAAACAACTCCGTTTTCAGTTCAGGATTTATCACCTTCCTTAACCAATAACTTTTCGCGTATAACGCTGGTAAACCGAAATTTTAAGGAACGATGTACCATTGATTTTAATCTTCATTTTTCAACTAACAATAAGCAAATTGCGCTAAACAACCTGGTTATTGTTGAAGTAAAATCAGAAGGTTCGCCATCGGCATCGCCACTGGCCCGCGCATTGCGGAACCAACGCATTAAAACCTCCGGATTCAGCAAATATTGTATAGGCCGAACCGTTACCGACTCTTCCATAAAACGAAACGCGTTTAAACACAAAATCAGGATGATTGAAAGAACAATTAACACAGAAAACAGTTTGTACAACCTTTAA
- a CDS encoding DUF4956 domain-containing protein translates to MNETVTFIDTLKNLSANNLEMTELANWEEHLRFLGIKIINVGDFSELLVRLALNLFVSFLVVHYMYARNSRRKDFYFSFLAVGTVVFLLSFLLNSVKLELGFALGLFAIFGIIRYRTDAIPIKEMTYLFIVIGISVINALANKKVSYVELIFTNSAIVFGLWLLEKRLMLKQEGSIRLIYEKIENIHDDKKVVLLADLKARTGINIKRYEIQKIDFLKDVADITLYYDVNGKNKISHDSSTEKISN, encoded by the coding sequence ATGAACGAAACAGTAACATTTATCGACACATTAAAAAATTTAAGTGCCAATAACCTTGAAATGACAGAACTGGCAAATTGGGAAGAGCATTTGCGTTTTTTAGGAATTAAAATTATTAACGTTGGCGACTTTTCGGAGCTTTTGGTGCGCCTGGCACTTAACCTGTTTGTTAGTTTTTTGGTGGTGCACTACATGTATGCCCGTAACAGCCGCCGTAAAGACTTCTATTTTAGTTTTTTGGCCGTTGGTACCGTTGTATTTCTTTTAAGCTTTTTACTAAACAGTGTTAAGCTCGAACTCGGTTTTGCTCTTGGTTTATTTGCCATCTTCGGAATTATACGTTACCGCACCGATGCCATCCCCATTAAGGAAATGACCTACCTTTTTATTGTTATCGGCATTTCGGTAATAAATGCCCTGGCCAACAAAAAAGTGAGTTACGTTGAATTAATTTTCACCAACTCGGCCATTGTTTTTGGTTTGTGGCTGCTTGAAAAACGCTTAATGCTGAAACAAGAAGGCTCGATACGTTTGATTTACGAAAAAATAGAGAACATACATGACGACAAAAAAGTAGTGCTTTTGGCCGATTTGAAAGCACGTACCGGAATTAATATTAAACGTTACGAGATTCAGAAAATAGACTTTTTGAAAGACGTTGCCGACATTACTCTCTATTATGATGTTAACGGGAAAAATAAAATATCGCATGACTCGTCAACTGAAAAAATATCAAACTAA
- a CDS encoding DUF2490 domain-containing protein: protein MKTRLILTIVFVISILATQRTFAQETENEFQTRTKLDMSFKPVKKVKFTITPELRFEDDFSLDKYLLEGILEYKASKLFTLGASYGLVGNVRDEKDTEYFSRYAFSATAQKEFGRFESSLRLMYSNYADDDVDDKNFLRYRAKVKYDIPDCKITPFVAVQLFQDLDNGGLHKTRYSVGADYKLFKKNYIGIDYKFDYYNTEYLNKHIISLGYKIKF, encoded by the coding sequence ATGAAAACAAGATTGATTCTCACAATAGTTTTTGTCATTTCTATATTGGCAACACAAAGAACTTTTGCACAGGAAACTGAAAATGAATTTCAAACCCGAACAAAACTTGACATGAGCTTTAAGCCGGTAAAAAAGGTAAAATTTACTATCACGCCGGAGTTACGTTTTGAAGATGATTTCTCGCTCGATAAATACCTTCTTGAGGGAATACTGGAATACAAAGCATCAAAACTATTCACACTGGGTGCTTCCTATGGTTTGGTTGGTAATGTTCGCGATGAAAAAGATACAGAGTACTTTAGCCGCTATGCATTTAGTGCAACAGCTCAAAAAGAATTTGGACGTTTCGAATCATCACTTCGCTTAATGTACAGCAACTATGCCGACGACGATGTAGACGACAAAAACTTTTTACGCTACAGGGCCAAGGTTAAATACGACATTCCCGACTGTAAAATTACACCTTTTGTGGCCGTTCAGCTATTCCAGGATCTAGATAACGGAGGTTTGCACAAAACCCGCTACTCGGTTGGTGCCGACTACAAACTGTTTAAAAAGAACTATATAGGAATTGACTACAAATTCGACTATTACAACACCGAATACCTGAACAAACACATTATTAGCCTGGGGTATAAAATTAAATTCTAA